One segment of Gilliamella sp. ESL0441 DNA contains the following:
- the lipA gene encoding lipoyl synthase: protein MPNDEPIIRSSKYRDADKTRLIPTITVEDSAPLKKPEWMRIKLSANSDNIAHIKNTMRKHGLHSVCEEASCPNLAECFNHGTATFMILGDICTRRCPFCDVAHGRPLPPDHEEPVKLAKTIQEMRLRYVVITSVDRDDLKDGGASHFAACTKEIRALSPNIKVETLTPDFRGCIDQAVDVLSQTPPDVFNHNLENIPRLYKKIRPGANYEGSLKLLKAFKERHPNIPTKSGLMVGLGETNEELIQVLKDLRSHGVTMLTLGQYLQPSKYHLPVERYVSPSEFDELKQIALNMGFTHAACGPFVRSSYHADLQAMGKEVK from the coding sequence ATGCCAAATGATGAACCAATAATCCGAAGCTCAAAATACCGTGATGCAGATAAAACACGCTTAATTCCAACCATTACGGTGGAAGATTCCGCACCATTAAAAAAACCTGAATGGATGAGAATCAAACTATCAGCGAATAGTGATAATATTGCGCATATAAAAAATACTATGCGCAAACATGGCTTACATTCGGTTTGTGAAGAAGCGTCTTGTCCAAATTTAGCGGAATGTTTTAATCACGGAACGGCTACCTTCATGATTTTAGGGGATATTTGTACACGCCGTTGCCCATTTTGTGATGTTGCGCACGGTAGACCATTACCACCTGATCACGAAGAACCCGTTAAACTTGCTAAAACGATTCAAGAGATGAGATTGCGCTATGTGGTGATTACTTCGGTTGATAGAGACGATTTAAAAGATGGTGGTGCAAGTCATTTTGCAGCATGTACTAAAGAGATTCGAGCATTAAGTCCTAATATTAAAGTAGAGACACTAACACCAGACTTTCGAGGCTGTATTGATCAAGCCGTTGATGTTTTAAGCCAAACGCCTCCTGATGTGTTTAATCATAATCTTGAAAACATCCCCCGTTTATACAAAAAGATACGCCCTGGTGCAAACTATGAAGGGTCATTAAAATTATTAAAAGCCTTTAAAGAAAGACACCCTAATATTCCCACAAAATCAGGCTTAATGGTTGGATTAGGTGAAACAAATGAAGAGCTTATTCAAGTTTTAAAAGATTTACGTAGCCACGGTGTGACAATGTTAACCTTAGGACAATATTTACAACCAAGTAAATATCATCTACCTGTTGAACGTTATGTTTCACCATCTGAATTTGATGAATTAAAACAAATCGCCTTAAATATGGGATTTACCCATGCAGCGTGTGGTCCGTTTGTTCGTTCATCTTATCATGCTGATTTACAAGCGATGGGAAAAGAAGTGAAATAG
- a CDS encoding DUF5339 domain-containing protein codes for MKKVLFSVVLLSLSSVTMAGLSDTCKSYFDKIDIIVKNMPEDAASKQQTDMMKQNLDAGKQQVAALPESQQETACQQGLEALKQLESVYPQLKQ; via the coding sequence ATGAAAAAAGTTCTATTTTCAGTAGTATTATTAAGTTTATCTTCAGTTACAATGGCTGGTTTATCTGACACGTGTAAATCATATTTTGATAAAATTGATATCATCGTTAAAAATATGCCGGAAGACGCAGCTTCCAAGCAACAAACTGATATGATGAAACAAAATTTAGATGCAGGTAAACAACAAGTTGCTGCTCTACCTGAAAGTCAACAAGAAACTGCTTGTCAACAAGGCTTAGAAGCATTAAAACAACTTGAATCTGTTTATCCTCAATTAAAACAATAA
- a CDS encoding cold shock domain-containing protein, translated as MSKKTGQVKWFNESKGYGFISPADGSKDVFVHFSAIAGDGFKTLGEGQQVEFSIQDSERGPAAADVVVM; from the coding sequence ATGTCTAAGAAAACTGGTCAAGTTAAATGGTTCAACGAAAGTAAAGGTTATGGTTTTATTTCTCCTGCTGATGGTAGCAAAGATGTATTTGTACATTTTTCTGCAATCGCTGGTGATGGATTTAAAACATTAGGTGAAGGTCAACAAGTTGAGTTTTCTATCCAAGATAGCGAACGTGGCCCAGCTGCTGCTGATGTTGTAGTAATGTAA
- a CDS encoding YggT family protein — translation MELIFFLGKTFLTFCLYVLILRLWMQKVRVNFYNPITQFIVKITQPIIGHVRRFIPSIGKVDTATWMLLYLFALLKVMFIVYFASLQSLFDSVTFLFYAFVAILHAAGHLVFWLLFFRAILSWISRGNSVADEILYQLTEPLMAPIRRFIPPIGMIDVSFAIFAIALMFLNLFANNIFGLSWMIL, via the coding sequence ATGGAATTAATTTTCTTTCTTGGCAAAACGTTTTTGACCTTTTGCTTGTATGTTTTGATTTTACGTTTATGGATGCAAAAAGTAAGAGTCAATTTTTATAATCCTATCACACAATTTATCGTAAAGATTACTCAACCAATTATTGGTCATGTACGACGCTTTATTCCATCAATCGGTAAGGTTGATACTGCAACTTGGATGCTTTTGTATCTATTTGCATTATTAAAAGTGATGTTTATTGTCTATTTTGCTTCATTACAGTCTCTTTTTGACAGTGTTACTTTTTTGTTTTATGCTTTTGTCGCTATTTTGCATGCCGCAGGACATCTCGTGTTCTGGTTATTATTTTTTAGAGCAATATTGAGTTGGATTAGTCGAGGAAATTCGGTGGCTGATGAAATTCTTTATCAGTTAACTGAACCTTTAATGGCTCCAATACGTCGTTTTATTCCTCCAATTGGTATGATTGATGTATCTTTTGCTATTTTTGCGATAGCGCTTATGTTTTTGAATCTTTTTGCCAATAATATTTTTGGCTTGTCATGGATGATACTTTAA
- the fabA gene encoding bifunctional 3-hydroxydecanoyl-ACP dehydratase/trans-2-decenoyl-ACP isomerase, which produces MTFERKSSYDKADLIKSGNSELFGHDGPPLPSDLMLMMDRIIEMNENGGNFNKGYVEAEFDINPDLWFFKCHFKNDPVMPGCLGLDALWQLVGFYLGWLGGKGKGRALGVGELKLKGQILPKNKKVTYKIHFKRVINRKLIMGIGDGEVYVDGKLIYEASDLKVGLFKDTSEF; this is translated from the coding sequence ATGACATTTGAACGTAAATCCTCATATGACAAAGCTGATTTGATTAAATCAGGAAATAGTGAACTATTTGGTCATGATGGTCCCCCTTTACCATCCGATTTGATGCTAATGATGGATCGCATTATTGAAATGAATGAAAATGGTGGTAACTTTAATAAAGGCTATGTTGAGGCCGAATTTGATATTAATCCCGATTTATGGTTTTTCAAGTGTCATTTTAAAAATGATCCTGTAATGCCCGGTTGTCTTGGGCTTGATGCTTTATGGCAGTTAGTCGGATTTTACCTTGGTTGGCTAGGCGGAAAAGGTAAAGGTCGAGCATTAGGCGTTGGAGAATTAAAATTAAAAGGTCAAATTCTACCTAAAAACAAAAAAGTGACTTATAAAATTCATTTTAAACGTGTAATTAACCGTAAGCTAATTATGGGAATTGGTGATGGTGAAGTTTATGTAGATGGCAAACTAATTTATGAGGCATCAGATCTTAAAGTTGGTTTATTTAAAGACACCAGTGAATTTTAA
- the proC gene encoding pyrroline-5-carboxylate reductase produces MEQRIGFIGLGNMGNAILQGILASNIITGSQLYVYDTHPEKGISLNQLYGINNLDSAKNVAKESDIVIVAVKPNVIIDVLNDIQKELKKNTIVISIAAGVSIKSIAKCVGYEQKIIRVMPNTPALVNAAMCSITPNTEVTAEELEIVQKLFNCIGETEIVSEYLIDAVVGASGSSPAFVFMFIEALADGAVKGGLSRKQAYKFAAQAVLGSAKLLLETEKHPGELKDMVCSPAGTTIEGVQMLEEKGFRAAIIDAVEATITKSKLLGEK; encoded by the coding sequence ATGGAACAACGTATAGGTTTTATTGGTTTAGGTAATATGGGGAATGCGATATTACAAGGCATTTTAGCGAGTAACATTATAACGGGATCACAACTTTATGTATATGATACTCACCCAGAAAAAGGGATTTCTCTCAATCAATTGTACGGTATCAATAATTTAGATTCGGCAAAAAACGTCGCAAAAGAATCTGATATTGTCATTGTTGCTGTAAAACCTAATGTTATTATTGATGTGCTAAATGATATTCAAAAAGAATTGAAAAAAAATACGATAGTAATTTCTATTGCTGCTGGCGTTAGTATCAAATCCATTGCCAAATGTGTTGGCTATGAACAAAAAATTATTCGTGTCATGCCAAATACGCCGGCATTAGTCAATGCGGCAATGTGCTCAATTACACCAAATACGGAAGTGACTGCTGAAGAATTAGAAATAGTTCAGAAATTATTCAATTGTATAGGTGAAACAGAAATTGTCTCTGAATATTTAATTGATGCCGTTGTTGGAGCGAGTGGTTCTTCGCCAGCTTTTGTATTTATGTTTATTGAAGCGCTAGCCGATGGTGCTGTTAAAGGTGGATTATCAAGAAAACAAGCTTATAAATTTGCTGCTCAAGCGGTATTAGGATCGGCAAAATTGTTACTTGAAACTGAAAAACATCCAGGTGAATTAAAAGATATGGTATGTTCTCCAGCAGGCACAACAATTGAAGGAGTACAAATGCTTGAAGAAAAGGGCTTTAGGGCAGCAATTATTGATGCTGTAGAAGCAACCATTACTAAATCCAAATTACTTGGTGAAAAATAA
- the lipB gene encoding lipoyl(octanoyl) transferase LipB: MMNKDIIIKDLNIQPYMQTYQAMHEFTQSRDNQTPDQIWLVEHHAVFTQGKVGKPEHLLKQTNIPVVQTDRGGQITYHALGQQIMYILFDLKRAKLGIRDMVSYLENSVIQTLANYDIIAYAKPDAPGVYIDSKKICSLGLHIQRGCTLHGLALNIDMDLTPFTYINPCGYAGLQMTQLKDYVSSIDRKAIKQQLTDNFISQLQNQ, encoded by the coding sequence ATGATGAACAAAGACATTATTATCAAAGATTTGAATATACAACCTTACATGCAAACGTATCAAGCTATGCATGAGTTTACTCAAAGTCGAGATAATCAGACGCCCGATCAAATCTGGCTTGTCGAACATCATGCGGTTTTCACTCAAGGTAAAGTGGGTAAACCTGAACACTTACTTAAACAAACGAATATACCTGTTGTACAAACAGATAGAGGCGGTCAAATCACCTACCATGCTCTTGGTCAGCAAATTATGTATATACTCTTTGACTTAAAAAGAGCCAAACTCGGCATTCGTGATATGGTCAGTTATCTGGAAAACAGTGTCATACAAACTTTAGCTAATTATGATATTATTGCTTATGCCAAACCCGATGCACCTGGCGTTTATATTGATTCTAAAAAAATCTGTTCACTTGGTTTACACATCCAACGAGGTTGCACATTGCATGGACTTGCTTTAAATATTGATATGGATCTCACTCCGTTTACTTATATTAATCCTTGTGGCTATGCTGGATTGCAAATGACACAATTAAAAGACTATGTCTCATCAATCGATCGCAAAGCTATTAAGCAACAATTAACTGATAACTTTATTAGCCAGCTACAAAATCAATAA
- a CDS encoding type IV pilus twitching motility protein PilT, whose translation MSNSILNSLLLISVTQKASDLHLSSGEIPCIRINGQLQFITRDKLIAKELESELLKLLNDSQKNDLLQNKQIDFAYHHEEIGRFRVNIFYQYRGISAVFRILNHQIPTLKEIGAPKVFNSLIQSDSGIILVTGATGSGKSTTLASLIQFINSTSAKHIITLEDPIEFIYQNDKSLIQQRELADFSTVLESILRQDPDIILFGELRNKQSIQAALTAAETGHLVLATLHTCSAIQTINRIIDIFPETSRNSIRTQLSNSLRAVISQKLVTNNNRRKASFEILINTPAVSNLINEGKIKQILSLMQTGQQYGMQIMHQD comes from the coding sequence ATGTCAAATTCAATATTAAATTCATTATTACTTATTAGTGTAACGCAAAAAGCGTCTGATTTGCACCTATCAAGCGGTGAAATACCTTGTATTCGCATAAATGGACAACTTCAATTTATCACTCGTGATAAATTGATCGCAAAAGAACTTGAAAGTGAATTATTAAAACTACTTAATGACTCACAAAAAAACGATTTACTACAAAATAAGCAGATTGATTTTGCTTATCATCATGAAGAAATAGGGCGATTTAGGGTAAATATCTTTTATCAATACCGAGGGATTTCAGCTGTTTTTCGTATATTAAATCATCAAATACCAACTTTAAAAGAGATTGGGGCGCCTAAAGTATTCAATTCATTGATTCAATCTGATAGTGGTATTATTTTAGTGACTGGAGCCACGGGGAGCGGAAAATCCACTACTTTGGCTTCGTTAATACAATTTATCAATTCAACCTCAGCAAAACATATTATCACATTAGAAGATCCAATAGAGTTTATTTATCAAAATGATAAATCATTAATTCAACAACGTGAACTCGCTGATTTTAGTACAGTGTTAGAAAGTATCTTAAGACAAGATCCCGATATTATATTATTTGGCGAATTACGTAATAAACAATCAATACAAGCTGCATTGACCGCTGCCGAAACAGGGCATCTTGTTTTGGCAACCTTACATACTTGTTCAGCTATTCAAACTATTAACCGGATTATTGATATATTTCCTGAAACTTCAAGAAACTCTATCCGTACTCAATTATCCAACAGTTTAAGGGCAGTAATATCACAAAAGCTAGTCACCAATAACAATCGGCGCAAAGCCTCGTTCGAAATATTAATTAATACACCAGCAGTGAGCAATTTAATTAATGAAGGAAAGATCAAACAAATTTTATCATTAATGCAAACCGGTCAACAATATGGCATGCAAATCATGCATCAAGATTAA
- a CDS encoding DUF3413 domain-containing protein, which produces MLRLKNNHIKDTQSSQIVSWGHWFTLFNIFVAIVLGSQYLIIADWPRTFMGRFYALISITGHFSFLTFITYLILLFPLSFFIHSSRWQRIIATIIATLGMSLLLIDIDIFSHFRMHLNLSIWQLLTSQKASFLSSAFVIVPFILLIEILFALWSWKKLRSLNKRKKYAKPVVIIFILSFVFSHLIHIWADANFYRPITMQRSSLPLSYPLTARHFLERYGFISENDYRDRINQEGNPFAIAIEYPLGRLDYDQKQATKNVLMIVIDGWSNEILNNNMPWLKQFAAENITFENHYSASNQTYINKFSLFYGLDPNYYNSILAGHKPSVLLDAINYRHYNLGLFSYDGFAEPLYRTALLSNFTIPETKKLSNKQVTDNWMAWNDEQNKLENHAPLFSVIQYSIGVKNKNLTFKDIESDAKKLDQYLESLIAYTRLTNNFEDTVIIITGTNDFKFNETKKVALRNDNNVIRRNSLKVPLIISWPGKTRTTVTQLTSQMDIMRTLMQDVFYVTSSPQQYCQGANLFNTKPRQWIVAGNEKEIAALYNDKTIVLDGFGRSKLYDLNNNLLQNEKISLPIFLQIVTENRRFMVVDN; this is translated from the coding sequence ATGCTCAGACTCAAAAATAATCACATTAAAGATACCCAATCCTCGCAAATTGTAAGCTGGGGACACTGGTTTACATTATTTAATATTTTTGTTGCTATAGTATTGGGTAGTCAATATTTGATTATAGCTGATTGGCCTCGTACTTTTATGGGGCGATTTTATGCACTTATTAGTATCACGGGACATTTCAGTTTTCTAACGTTTATTACCTATCTAATTTTGCTTTTTCCATTGAGTTTTTTTATTCATTCATCTCGATGGCAACGAATAATTGCGACGATTATTGCAACATTAGGCATGTCACTATTGCTAATTGATATAGATATCTTTTCACATTTTAGGATGCATTTAAATTTATCAATTTGGCAATTACTCACCTCGCAGAAAGCCTCATTTTTGAGCTCTGCTTTTGTTATAGTGCCTTTTATTTTATTAATTGAAATTTTATTTGCGCTATGGAGTTGGAAAAAATTACGAAGTTTAAATAAACGTAAAAAGTACGCCAAACCTGTCGTGATTATTTTTATTCTAAGTTTTGTCTTTTCACACCTAATTCATATTTGGGCAGATGCTAACTTTTATCGACCAATAACAATGCAAAGATCAAGTCTTCCGTTATCCTATCCTCTAACCGCTCGTCACTTCCTTGAACGATATGGTTTTATAAGTGAAAACGACTATCGTGATCGAATAAATCAAGAAGGTAATCCTTTTGCCATTGCTATCGAATATCCGCTTGGACGGCTAGATTATGATCAGAAACAAGCGACTAAAAATGTCTTAATGATTGTGATTGATGGTTGGAGTAACGAGATATTAAATAATAATATGCCGTGGTTAAAACAGTTTGCTGCGGAAAATATCACATTTGAGAATCATTATAGTGCAAGTAATCAAACCTATATTAATAAATTTTCTCTTTTTTATGGGTTAGATCCTAATTACTATAATAGTATTTTAGCTGGTCACAAGCCTTCTGTTCTGTTAGATGCGATTAACTATCGACACTATAATTTAGGTCTATTTTCCTATGATGGTTTTGCAGAACCTCTATATCGCACGGCTTTATTATCTAATTTTACGATTCCCGAAACCAAAAAATTATCCAATAAGCAAGTAACGGATAATTGGATGGCATGGAACGATGAGCAAAATAAATTAGAAAATCATGCACCACTATTTTCTGTTATACAGTATTCAATTGGCGTAAAAAATAAGAATTTAACCTTTAAAGATATCGAATCTGACGCAAAGAAATTAGATCAATATCTTGAATCATTGATTGCGTATACTCGATTAACCAATAATTTTGAAGATACCGTCATCATTATTACAGGAACAAATGATTTTAAATTCAACGAAACTAAGAAAGTTGCCTTACGCAATGACAATAATGTGATTCGACGAAATTCGTTAAAAGTGCCATTAATTATATCTTGGCCGGGTAAAACACGTACAACCGTTACTCAACTTACCTCACAAATGGATATCATGCGAACCCTCATGCAAGATGTGTTCTACGTGACATCCTCTCCTCAACAATATTGTCAAGGTGCCAACTTATTTAACACCAAACCTCGCCAATGGATAGTTGCTGGTAACGAAAAAGAAATTGCTGCCCTCTACAATGATAAAACCATTGTTCTTGATGGATTTGGACGATCGAAACTGTATGATTTAAATAACAATTTACTTCAAAATGAAAAAATCAGTTTGCCGATATTCTTACAAATTGTTACTGAAAATCGTCGATTTATGGTGGTGGATAACTAA
- a CDS encoding YcgN family cysteine cluster protein, translating into MSEPFWKDKTLDQLSDEEWEQLCDGCGQCCLNKLMDEDTDEILYTNVACNLLDANTCQCRHYHNRFEYEPDCIKLTRENLLTIEWLPLSCSYRYFQENGKLPDWHPLIVGNKKMMHELKISVKNRIVYEKDVICWEDHII; encoded by the coding sequence ATGAGTGAACCATTTTGGAAAGATAAAACCTTAGATCAACTAAGCGATGAAGAGTGGGAACAACTATGTGATGGTTGTGGTCAATGCTGTTTAAATAAATTAATGGATGAAGACACTGACGAAATTCTATATACCAATGTCGCTTGTAATCTGCTCGATGCCAACACATGCCAATGTAGGCATTACCATAATCGTTTCGAGTATGAACCGGATTGCATTAAACTCACTCGTGAAAATTTACTCACTATTGAATGGCTACCTTTGAGCTGTTCTTATCGATATTTCCAAGAAAATGGAAAATTACCGGATTGGCATCCACTAATTGTTGGAAACAAAAAAATGATGCATGAATTAAAAATATCGGTCAAAAATCGGATAGTGTATGAAAAAGATGTTATTTGTTGGGAAGATCATATTATTTAA
- a CDS encoding thermonuclease family protein has translation MLLIKRFSIFFILLISFSSLVHADFNGKVVKVIDGDTIDVLTPLKEKIRIRLLDIDAPETGQAYGNASRKYLATLIAGKKVFIKENKKDIYQRTLGTVFYNRININEKMVSGGYAWVYRYKGVAKNKKFLKLESKAKQNKKGLWRDRKPIAPWNFRRANKK, from the coding sequence ATGTTGTTGATAAAGCGATTTTCTATTTTCTTCATTTTACTGATTTCATTTTCATCTCTAGTTCATGCCGATTTTAACGGTAAAGTAGTCAAAGTTATTGATGGGGATACCATTGATGTGTTGACACCGTTGAAAGAAAAAATTCGTATCCGTTTACTTGATATAGATGCCCCAGAAACAGGTCAAGCTTATGGTAATGCTTCAAGAAAATATTTAGCAACACTGATAGCTGGAAAGAAAGTATTTATTAAAGAAAATAAAAAAGATATCTATCAACGAACTTTAGGAACTGTATTTTATAATCGTATTAATATTAATGAAAAAATGGTCTCCGGTGGTTATGCATGGGTTTATCGCTATAAAGGTGTAGCAAAGAATAAGAAATTTCTCAAACTTGAATCAAAAGCCAAACAAAATAAAAAAGGGCTTTGGCGTGATCGAAAACCAATAGCTCCTTGGAATTTTCGACGTGCAAACAAAAAATGA
- a CDS encoding Lon protease family protein, whose product MAITQLKVKQIQPDLAHLHEQMTNTKNTIKSVIDNQKNLLTWQPRVVSALSMLCPKKRANFNPRFMLLKAQESELFFELFKSAVKSEFLSSTPILNLGYSYFFSDNKITLSNAKSQQDNFATKESCISMTHVDSEKLFGCVRQPENSPIKLEPGLVHDANGGVLILGLRSFLHQPNLLIKLKQMVLKEKFEWFSVDESNPLPLSIPPIPLDLRIILVGDRLSLAELQEYEPDFYNSSLYAEYENELQVKSPDQIQDWLDYIKFIATTYQLPQIAQSAYNKIYQEAIRYTGDQYYLPLAIDWIYSLLVNATYFIQHDEMIDETAIDKAIEQKLWREGYLKERFLEEFFNNQIMINTKDQVIGQINGLSVVQYPGYPMAIGEPSRLSCLVHFGDGELIDIEHKTELAGNIHSKGMMIMQSFIMSEFAINHQLPFSTSLVFEQSYSEIDGDSASLAGLCAIISALSEQPIDQQIAVTGSVDQFGNVQSIGGINEKIEGFFTVCKHQGLTGQQGVIIPASNQRHLCLNDEISKAINEKTFSIWTVEHIADALYLLTGMPYKNGNSISLYQLILARMQSMLLQDKKRDNWFSKLQNYCKK is encoded by the coding sequence TTGGCCATTACACAACTCAAAGTAAAACAGATTCAACCTGATTTAGCTCACCTTCATGAGCAAATGACTAACACTAAAAATACAATAAAATCAGTTATCGATAATCAAAAAAATTTACTCACATGGCAACCGCGTGTCGTATCGGCCTTGTCAATGTTATGCCCCAAAAAACGCGCAAATTTTAATCCACGCTTTATGTTATTAAAAGCTCAAGAAAGTGAGCTTTTTTTTGAATTGTTTAAGAGTGCGGTAAAATCAGAATTTCTTTCTTCTACCCCTATTTTAAATTTAGGCTATAGTTATTTTTTTAGTGATAATAAAATAACACTGAGTAACGCTAAGAGTCAGCAAGATAACTTTGCTACTAAAGAGAGTTGTATATCAATGACTCACGTTGATTCAGAAAAATTATTTGGTTGTGTAAGACAACCAGAAAATAGCCCAATTAAATTAGAACCCGGGTTAGTTCATGACGCTAATGGTGGGGTGTTAATTTTAGGTTTACGATCATTTCTCCATCAACCTAATCTTCTAATAAAATTAAAACAGATGGTTTTAAAGGAAAAATTTGAATGGTTTTCCGTTGACGAATCTAATCCTTTGCCACTATCTATCCCCCCGATTCCCCTTGATTTAAGAATCATTTTAGTCGGTGATAGATTAAGCTTAGCTGAATTACAAGAGTACGAACCGGATTTTTATAATTCTTCGCTCTATGCGGAATATGAAAATGAACTCCAAGTCAAATCACCAGACCAAATACAGGACTGGTTAGACTATATAAAATTTATCGCAACGACTTATCAATTACCCCAAATTGCTCAGTCTGCTTATAACAAAATTTATCAAGAAGCGATTCGTTATACTGGAGATCAATATTATTTGCCTCTAGCAATTGATTGGATTTATTCTTTATTAGTTAATGCGACTTATTTCATTCAACACGATGAGATGATTGATGAAACAGCGATTGATAAGGCTATTGAGCAAAAATTATGGCGTGAAGGTTATTTAAAAGAACGTTTTCTGGAAGAGTTTTTTAACAACCAAATAATGATCAATACCAAAGATCAAGTCATCGGACAAATTAATGGGTTATCCGTTGTTCAATATCCGGGTTATCCGATGGCTATTGGTGAACCCAGCCGATTAAGTTGTTTAGTTCATTTTGGCGATGGCGAACTCATCGATATAGAACATAAAACGGAATTAGCTGGTAACATTCATTCTAAAGGGATGATGATTATGCAATCTTTTATTATGTCTGAATTTGCAATTAATCACCAATTACCTTTTTCTACTTCTTTAGTTTTTGAACAATCTTACAGTGAAATAGATGGAGATAGTGCATCATTAGCAGGTTTGTGTGCAATTATCAGTGCGCTTTCTGAACAACCTATTGATCAGCAAATAGCGGTAACCGGTTCAGTCGATCAGTTTGGAAATGTTCAATCGATTGGTGGTATAAATGAAAAAATCGAAGGATTTTTTACTGTGTGTAAACACCAAGGATTAACGGGGCAACAAGGTGTTATTATACCTGCCAGCAATCAGCGTCATTTATGTTTGAATGATGAGATCAGTAAAGCAATTAATGAAAAAACATTTTCGATCTGGACTGTTGAACATATAGCAGATGCACTTTATTTATTGACGGGTATGCCGTATAAAAATGGAAACAGTATTAGTTTATATCAACTTATCTTGGCTCGTATGCAATCAATGCTATTACAAGATAAAAAACGAGACAATTGGTTTAGTAAATTACAAAATTATTGCAAAAAATAA
- a CDS encoding YcgL domain-containing protein, with protein MMWCYIYRSTKKENCYLYMKSENDFSGIPEKILSIFGTPVFVMKVLLDGKRRFVVGTSDEIEEKIKTDGFFLQMLKEDDFKA; from the coding sequence ATGATGTGGTGTTATATCTATCGTAGTACAAAAAAAGAAAATTGTTATTTATATATGAAAAGTGAAAATGATTTTTCGGGCATTCCTGAAAAAATCCTCTCAATTTTTGGTACACCAGTTTTTGTAATGAAAGTCTTATTAGACGGAAAAAGACGGTTTGTGGTAGGGACATCGGATGAAATTGAAGAAAAGATTAAAACGGATGGATTTTTCTTACAAATGTTAAAAGAAGATGATTTTAAAGCATGA
- a CDS encoding YggS family pyridoxal phosphate-dependent enzyme codes for MKTVHDNLIAIKSEIQKIALNCGRDPKTIELIAVSKTKPVSLIEEAIHAGQRSFGENYVQEGVEKINYFKEKMPDISLNWHFIGPLQSNKTKLVAENFDWMHTIDRFKIAQRLNDQRPSTMPKLNVLIQVNISNESTKSGIKPDEVIDLVKQIRTLPNLNLRGLMAIPEIEDDFDKQLCVFSKMQLLLQQLQRDYPFMDTLSMGMSGDMKAAIFAGSTMVRIGTAIFGSRIYL; via the coding sequence ATGAAAACAGTACATGACAATTTAATTGCCATCAAAAGCGAAATTCAAAAAATCGCATTAAATTGTGGCAGAGATCCCAAAACAATTGAACTAATTGCAGTCAGTAAAACTAAACCGGTTAGTCTTATCGAAGAAGCTATTCATGCGGGACAGCGTTCTTTTGGTGAAAATTATGTTCAAGAAGGTGTTGAAAAGATAAATTATTTTAAAGAAAAAATGCCCGACATTTCTTTAAATTGGCACTTTATTGGGCCATTACAATCAAATAAAACTAAATTGGTAGCCGAAAATTTTGATTGGATGCACACTATCGATCGCTTCAAAATTGCTCAACGACTTAATGACCAACGTCCTTCTACTATGCCTAAATTGAATGTTCTTATACAAGTAAATATTAGCAACGAATCCACTAAATCGGGCATAAAACCCGATGAGGTTATCGATTTAGTTAAGCAAATTAGAACTCTTCCTAATCTTAATTTACGGGGTTTGATGGCAATTCCGGAAATTGAAGACGATTTTGATAAACAATTGTGTGTTTTTTCTAAAATGCAATTGCTTTTGCAACAATTACAGCGTGATTATCCGTTTATGGATACGTTGTCTATGGGGATGAGTGGTGATATGAAAGCAGCAATTTTTGCAGGTAGCACAATGGTTCGTATTGGTACGGCGATTTTTGGTTCAAGAATCTATTTATGA